The window AGACACATTGAgtctttcatttttttcattataactttattttattGATCGCAGAGAATCTCTTCTTCTTTAGGGGATTGAGTTTTTTCAAACTGCATCGAAATCAATTGCATTGAAATCAATTGCATCGAAATCAATTGCATCGAATTGGTATAATTTcaagttattaattatttcaaattaaatacttcaatagCGGAAAAATATTTGTGGACCTCTTACGAGACTTCGCTGAATTCATGAAAAAAACAAAGTCGATAACCTCTAACCCTACCGAAATTTATTAATGTCCATGAGTCATGTACAATTAGTATCTAATCCACCTCTGGATTCTGCTAAGGGAATACGTACGATTAATCGCGTGTAAGATTAAACGCGGTGCATTTTCTTCAAAACCGAGTcgcgtttaaaaaaaaatctgtaTTTCTTCTTATTCGAACTCTAATTTATTCGACTAAGAAATAGATGGTGATTAGAGACAAATTAATTGAGCAAACCGGAATTTATTCTTTGAATTCTTTGTCGTCACCGCAAGTTCAATTACAGTTCGAGTGTAATTAATCTGCATCGTTACGAGAGGCTTAATTGCGTCTTATTTGTCACCGCGTAAACTTTCTTGTTATTGTTATTTCACAAAACTTCGCTTCTGAAATACATGAAATCTCTTCAGCTATTTAACGCTCATTTCTATTGCGATGTTGCGTCAGCCAATGATCGTGAGTTAATACTGATTTCTCTCGAATATAACGAAGTGGTGCGAGCCATCGATCTTGTTTCTTTTCAGACGTAGCAACGCAGCAACCAAAAGCATGGATCTCCTCGGTCTATCCTTCCAGTCTCTGAATTTTAGAAACAATAAACCTCAAGAAGACGATTTCCTTGACTTGGAAAACCAAGAATGCGAGGAGTCTTCCAAACAATCTAAAAAGAAACCATGGAAAAAATCTACGGAAGACTTGACATCGTGTAGCAAGACCGAAAACCAACATCCAAACCAACAACTGAGGATGATTAGCTTGGACGAAGTTGCGTGGCATGACAGTGCTAACAATTGCTGGATCGTGATACACGATTTTGTTTACGACTGCACAGAATTGTTGAAGAACCATCCTGGTGGATCAGACGTGATTCTTGAATACGCTGGCAGAGACGCGACTTTGCCGTTCATTGGCGCTGGACACTCTTCTATGGCGAGGCAGAACTTAGAGAGATACCTCATTGGTGAACTTCCGCTCGAAGAAAGAATCTTTCGTGTATCCAACGGTGTCAAAGTCGCtggattttaatatataattacgtttGATATTCTATTTGTTAGATGATTTTTGTTCAAAGACACGTTATAAGTATATATCGTGTtctgtgcgtgcgtgtgtgtgaaGATTTCGAAATTGTGAAATTTGACCTAACATTAATCTTATACAATATGAAGATTCTGGAAATCCGCGATAATTACGCGATTAGACGTAAAGATCAAAGACCAAGGCTAATTTCAGTTTTGCCGATGTTCTTAGTCTTACGACAAATTTTTTCGTGCGCTGCCGTCCTTTTATGCATTACGCGATTAAATATCTGTATTAAGTGTATCAAGTTCCTACGTTCTCTTCTTACAGTAatagaataaagaaattttataaagtCGTTCCTTAAATCAACGAAAGAAACGTATCTTTAATGTTAATGTTTTATCATCATTTGATACTCAAACTGCGAATATAAGCACAAGCACAAGCTCATCGCTATATTTATGAAATAGATTTATTACGAAATCGATATCTCGTCGCATAATTGTGGTGCAAGATGAAATGTTTAAATGTTATGAATTCTAcgaatttctattctttctgtTTATAACGTAggatttaaaaatacatttattatagtTCAAAACACTCTAAATGTAGAATGACTTTCAACTTGTTATTTCTGGCATTAAACTGGATTCAGTTGAATTTAGTATAAgatatctatatttatatcttgataatataaaaatattacctACGTTCGATCGAAATGAAATTCAAATATAAACTGTaaaatataacttataaatagaatataaattataaaatattgaacaatctatggaatataacgtatgaaaatataaatattctttgCTTAGCAATAAATCAACAATCTCATTACTATCCTATGTTGAAAGCAATACTACGAATCACTCATTAATACCAGAAAACCAAGCACACGAGATTCTAATTCATGCACTGTTTCACACGTTTGTTCTCGTTCGAAGCGGAATTCAAATAACGATGACGAATTAACTATCAGCGTGTATTATAATTTCACCGCGGCATCGCGCACCGGTTCACCGCGTTGCTAATACAGGACGATCGTGCCAAGTACAATTAATCGATGCAATAAGCAGCGAGTCATGTGAAAACGCGCAATTCATGCTTAATTATCCCCGGTGACGATCTTTATTTGTAATGTCGATATGCAGAGACGATAACGAGGCTTTAATTGTTTCTTCTCATCGGGCTGTTGCATTGGTTCGCATCATTTGACACGCGGTCTCTCGTTCGTTTGATCGGCAACCGGCATATTAACGACGTGGAATAATCCGATGTCGTGTCGAAAAGTAACATTAAATGTATTAATAAAGCTCGCGTAACATCGGTCTCGAGGCGGTTAACAGAGAAGAAACGCGTGTCTACAGCTCGTCCAAACTGAAACAGGAAATTTTACACGCATGTAAAAGTTTGTAGTTCTGTGGAAATTTGTATCGTGTTGTGTGATAATTAATAGATGGCGGATATTtatcaatttgaaatatgtcgacgTATACAGATACatacaaaatatacaaataacaTACTAGTGAAATTTCGACACATTTCGTATATTCATAATAGGTGTCTTCGAAGCTACTATCTTAATTTCGTGAGCTTGTGTGCATGTATCTCGtgcaacatttttattttttcaaaaattatatATGCTTCTATTAATGTACGTATAGACTATATAAACTGTAAAGCTTAGCTTTCATCGGACACGATGTATTTCTTGAGTTAAAAGCAAAGGAAGCGCGTGCAAGGTCGATAAATCAGCTTTTCGGAGCATCGTCCCAATTGAGTCGGCGTACACTCACGGGAACCGTCTGGGTTATTGCAAGAGGTGTTTCATTCTTTAATTAGACACCGTGAAATTAGATACGTTCGGTGTGTCTGCGGTTGCGGGTTAAGGTATTTAAGTCACGCCTTCCTGATCATCTTACATCGTTCCATCTAGCACTCGTTTCTTCGTGTCCATTTCGCGGCTGTACCTTTTGATTTCTCCTATATGTACAAGCGAAAAGCACATTACGCTTAGCACGACGATATCGTTCAACGTTGTGCTCTAAACGTACATCTCTCTTAATAAGTATTAGGAATTTATACTTGTGTGAATAACGAGAAATTTCAAAAGTCATTCGAATCTTGTTAAAAACTCGGGaattattatatttcgtttGAATTCTTTGGGATATAAAGAGGAATAAAAGGGGAATAAATGGTACGCTTTACATCGGTACATTATATTTCTTGGTCCTCTAAACATTCATAATATACACAACATACAATATGACATAGCGGTTCAGCTTTGTTTAGTTTCTCGTTCGAACGCGGTACCGATAGAACGTTGTAATTAAGTTTCTCGTTACTTGCGAACGTTGCTTTTCCCTCCGCCACTATTTCCTCTTCCAAGTATCTATCGTGTGCCATTGTGCACAAGGGCAGGAGATAGATCAACATTCACGGAAATTAGTAGGAGATATACACAATgatgagaaaaatatttctatatcggAGTAATGCGTCTACTAAATACCATCGTAGATTctgctctctttttttttctttttgtttttttcttatttagTTTACAACGCTACGTCTCTTATCTCGTACTCTGTATGGAAACACTTGATCATTTTTCACTTTCGCTCATATTCTCGTTGAATGATTTCTCTCGTTTCGTCTTCGCTTGCGGTTTCGgattaaattagaaaatttcgTTCAGTCAAATTTAAATTTCGGAGAAACGATACATCACGCATACCAATGCAATAATCAGAATCGTCTGGTTGCTTGCATTGTGCATGCTTTATTCACAAGACAATGTTCGAACGATAAGATTTCCGCGCTATTTTAGgagaatcgtaaacaatgtaaCCGAGGAAAAAGGAAACTTTTCATTTCGCAACTCGTTCAAGGCAAGATTCACGTTCAAGACGAATAAACAAGATAATTAAAGATAAACGATTATTTAATAAGCGTAAGGTGTTTATAAATGCCGACAAGCGAAGAGTTTCACAATTCAAACACcgaaaaatattcaatttcgTACGCTCGACGAAACGATTCCATACACACGATACAATGCGAGCTTTCTCGTTTAAACGACGGTTGAAACACGCAAATTGACACGAATTAATCTCGTGCGGGAGAACCTATGCATTTTAGAAGTTTCGCGCTCTTTGGCAGTCCTGGGTTCCATTCCCCCTGCGATTAATTACGCTGGAAGTCAAGATGCTCCGAGAAATAAATCCCCTTCAACGCATCATTGTTACACcttcttttacatttattatcTCTTTATCGCGTGAACGATAAACTGTGTGCGCTTAGACGTACATGTATCATCTGAAGAGACGATTTTCCTGTCGCTGTCGTTATTGTAAACGCGATGAATAATTTTAGCCCTGCTACGATCTTTCAATTTTTACTTTATAATCTCACGTTTCAATTGTAAAGATCTTAAGAGACATATATATATCATCAAACAAAGTAGTTGTAccagattaatttttataaaattcggttaccataatttttataatagaaataatGCAAGTGATTCAATCAATTAATCTGGaagattattatatataatatatgtaataataaataataataatatatataaatatataaataataatagctaataacgtaataatattataattattatgtatatattatatataatgttattatataACTATTTATGGCAAGAATAAAAGAGGCTTTTAAAGATGAAGAAACACGATTCACTTAAGTGAGTGATGGAAAGAACGTAACaggattaattatatattaattatataccaCTGAAAGCAATTCTTCTCGTTCACCTCGTAACGAGTGCTTCGTCAGTTCCGCGTTTCTGTTTAGTCTTAGAAGTCAAGATTCTTGCACAGTTTGTGCTCTCAAGCCTCGTGGAAGCAACTCGAAAGGAGATTAAACTGTTTTCATGGTCGAAGAATGCTCGACAGCGCATAGGAGAATCACACGCTTGAAACTCGACGAGGTTAATGTCAGCTAACGTTAGATCGTTTGAACAGGAGAAGCACCACGAAGTACTAAATCTACGCGACtgcattatttttttttctccgcTTTTTCATTCTTTGTAGCGCTAAACACCGTCTCGAGTTCGTTCGAACACAAATTCGTTCGATTTTCTAGTAAACCGAACTCCATCCGTCGACTCTATGCATTGAATTCTATGCGTTGAACGTTTATTTCTATGCCCATCAATACGGCGGAGAATTGACGGCACACTGGTTTCGTTATCCTTTCGCCGTATTAATTTTACAGCGAAATTATTTGCGATTTTCGGGATTTCATATTAAGGGAATGAGTTATTAATCCCTCGAGTGCCGATGACGTTTCATTTGCGTATGCTGCGTTGCTCGAGATTACAGCGATCGATCGGGTAAACACTGTGGATCACTGAGAGATTCGTGGATTATTCGTAGCGGTATCCACATCGATCCGTGCGAAAAGTCAGAGTTCACCGTGCGCCCGTAACGTGTTGTAACACCGACTATACGTATCgtgaattatttattaactGAAATATTGATTTTCTAACGAGATGATATAACGATTGGCGAAGAAGCTGTTGAATATTGTTTGGAAGCAATTCGTCGTTCGAGTAGAAAAAGGATTAACAGGTATTCGTAGCAAATGGTGATTGACAGACATTACTTTAATTCCTTAtcgcgtaattctttcttttccttttgtttATCAACGATAAAATTGTTTAGTAATAAAAACAACTATTGAAAATGATACATTAAGTGATGAGTGATTATTTCATTATAACAAGACAGAAATGACTTGTCATAAAAAGAAACGTGATCGGAGACATTCCCGAACCCGAATCATCATCTACGACGCTAAATTTCAAGCACCTTTTGATCATTCGCATTTTTTCAACGTAAAATACGGATTCCGAATCGTCGAATCGCTTCGTTACTCGAGTTTACGTTAGATGCTCACAAGAGTATGGCAATAATACACTAACGAGTCACGTTTTACGTGTTCTTAGCGACTATCGTACATCCACCTCGTCCCACTAGACCTACTTACGATCCGCagaacgccatcgttaaattcttAATAACATCTGTTTTATAATCCTCTCGtaatatttttgcatcttcTTTTCCCacgaatgcataaaaatccacagtcgattataataatattagtcCAATTGTGCAAGAAGATACTGATAGTTACCTATATACATAGTAAATTTCCAAATGAAAATATGGCGAGTCATTATTCCAAAGAGACGACGTAAAAAAACAACTTTTCTAAATCTAAAAGGAGCGTCCCAATGGATGCACGACCTTCgtgaaatatttacaattattcttAAATTACCAAGGCGGAACGCTTCGTTAAGGATAACAGAATGTACGCATTCTGCGGCAATGGGAACTCctaaactctataaatcaacaGACAAGACTATTCGCTCTTCTAAATTACACCGAATATGTCGGAACGTTGTTCTAAATACGATAAACGTGCCGATGTGAAACAACGTTAATACGTTGCAACATCGGCACGTCTCTTCTctcgttatttttcttttttcttattacaACACACCGACTTTAATTTACACGCTACTTTCTGCTTTGTATGTCGTTAGGACAGCCTAGGTTCGTAGGTTCGAACGCCTAGAGCGCCGTAGTTTACTTAATTACAGAGTCTTCCTATGGTCTAATGTGGTACGTCGAGTGGCTCGATAACTTTACACgattaattattgtaattatccATGGGAATTGTGATTACGGCTAACGAAGACGATTAGTTGCGCCCAGAGCAGTACGACGATTTTTCATTTCTCGTCGAATTAAATTACCTCTTTTCTTCGTTAATATAGAGATCGAGGATGGGGGGCTGGAAACGATTCGCGTATAAAAATTCCATGTCTCGAGTCTTTAACTGAATCGTTTAATCGATACTGTGATATTATGTATTTTCAATACATTTGATCGATGGATCTTACGAGCGCAGAGGAACGCCATTTATCTGGATATTGTCGATAGCTATCCGGAAACGTTAGAATATGTGAGATTATGTATAAGCGTGTGTATGGGAACAGTCTAGATTTATGATAGGTCAAGATAGGTCAACAGGAAATTCAAGAAGCATCGAATACGTCGAAATACGTATCAAGATATGATTGTATATAGGGCCTCTTTTTCGAATAACAAGCAATAAACTTGCAGTGACAGAGTTATTAATACGCGTAACATATGTATTAATTACGAATAAATTTTCGTTTGGTAATACAATGTCTGGATAATTGATATTCTGCGGCGTCGTTCCGTGAACATTCGTTAAAATTTCGTCAACGCATACTTCTGAACCTTACAGTGTATTTGCTGTGACGAAACACTTGAGTATTGTTACAGAATCATGTGAAACGAAATGTTTCCGATAAATTCGTATCGTTCACGTATTTAGCTTAGCAACGGGATTGCGTACCCAAAAGAAATTCAAGGACactatatttaataacaatatATTAACTCTTTACGTTTTACGATTAGATATACGAATATATACAACATGACAATAAAGGTCGACACGTTTTTCTATTTCCTATAGAAATTTTTAATGTCCTGCGATTTCCTTCGCACACCCATAGTGCCTTTGAATCGATACGATAACTGTAACGAACTAGGATAATTCGCAGATATTGAACGTTCCATTCagaaaaagaacgaaaattTTGAGTGAAAATCTACCAGATTGTGTAATAAGTGGACTGTGGATGTTTATACATTTGCTGAAAActgaaatgtataaaaatatgtagaatataatttgatatagtttgtgtatataaaaatatatgaaacgtcTACGgtcaaatatttgttatagTACTCAGAGAGTGAAACAAACTTGTAATGAAATTTCTTGATATTTCCATAGACATTAATAGTTTTCAGAAATATTTCTAACTATATTGCATATGTGAGCGATGATGAATGGACACACGATAAATCCGAGAAGCAACAGGGATACGTATTGCTTAGTTTGCATAATTTGATGATAGGGTCAGAACGAAAATCAGGGCTGTTTTTAGTAAACTAACTATTTATAACTGAAATCACCACAGCTTCGTTAATTCTCGTAATACATGAAATATGTGTTGAGTTTCAATATACAGAGATTTTGTTAAACGAGTAAtggttaaaattaaaaaataaaatattttggacAATTTGTTAAAGATATACAACAGTTCAAACTTATTacacaacctaatataatacTCGTCCCACTTTCGATCGTTGGAAACAAACCACGTGGTTGTTTCCTCGATAATTTTGACGAATGGAAAGAAGGACATTTACCaagaaagatgaaaaatgaactTAATGTGGCGACAGTCGATGTATTTGTAGTGAACACAGTGTTTGCTTGGATAATTTGTTTATCGATAAAACAGGATCGACAGTGAAcacgaatttgaatttcattttGAAACGACCATCGAGGAcctgttaaattctttttcgaGGTTTCATTCATTGAATCAACCGACGATTGAATCAACTTCCTCGCAATCGAGGCTCGAGTCC of the Bombus affinis isolate iyBomAffi1 chromosome 6, iyBomAffi1.2, whole genome shotgun sequence genome contains:
- the LOC126917337 gene encoding uncharacterized protein LOC126917337, producing the protein MDLLGLSFQSLNFRNNKPQEDDFLDLENQECEESSKQSKKKPWKKSTEDLTSCSKTENQHPNQQLRMISLDEVAWHDSANNCWIVIHDFVYDCTELLKNHPGGSDVILEYAGRDATLPFIGAGHSSMARQNLERYLIGELPLEERIFRVSNGVKVAGF